One region of Gossypium raimondii isolate GPD5lz chromosome 6, ASM2569854v1, whole genome shotgun sequence genomic DNA includes:
- the LOC105774262 gene encoding F-box protein GID2 — protein sequence MKRRTPDSQATVSDHKLKKIKEDEEPEDTKSGLMNLDENLLYEVFKHVDARTLARASCVSRLWRQTAKDERLWELICTRHWANIGCGTQQLRSVVLPLGGFRQLHSRYLWTFSKPQAASASAWSPPKIINSKPPARWGKDEVNLCLSLLSIQFYEKMNNRGR from the coding sequence ATGAAACGAAGGACCCCAGATTCTCAGGCAACCGTCTCCGACCacaaattgaagaaaatcaaagaagatgaagaacctGAGGATACAAAATCTGGGTTGATGAATTTAGATGAAAATCTTTTGTACGAAGTTTTCAAACACGTCGATGCAAGGACTTTGGCTAGGGCTTCTTGTGTAAGCCGTCTATGGCGCCAAACCGCCAAAGACGAGCGGCTTTGGGAGCTGATCTGCACCAGGCACTGGGCTAACATCGGTTGTGGAACCCAACAGCTTAGATCTGTCGTTTTGCCTCTCGGCGGCTTCCGTCAGCTCCACTCCCGTTACCTTTGGACGTTTTCCAAGCCACAAGCCGCTTCGGCTTCCGCCTGGTCTCCGCCCAAGATTATCAACTCCAAACCGCCGGCACGGTGGGGGAAAGATGAGGTCAATCTATGTCTCTCTCTTCTCTCTATTCAGTTTTATGAGAAGATGAATAACAGAGGCAgataa